In one window of uncultured Campylobacter sp. DNA:
- the queF gene encoding preQ(1) synthase, which produces MRYGEEEIEKFDIEKMEVWPNKQEHDYLIKITLPEFCCRCPRSGYPDFATIYLEYIPDKLVVELKAIKLYINSFMNRYISHEDSINEIYGALQSKLKPKFMKITGDFNPRGNVHTVIKINSDQIYR; this is translated from the coding sequence GTGAGATACGGCGAAGAGGAAATTGAGAAATTTGACATAGAAAAGATGGAAGTTTGGCCCAATAAACAGGAGCACGATTATCTGATAAAAATAACCCTACCTGAGTTTTGCTGCCGCTGTCCGCGCTCGGGCTATCCGGATTTTGCGACGATCTATTTGGAATATATCCCGGACAAGCTCGTAGTCGAACTTAAAGCTATCAAACTTTACATAAATTCCTTTATGAATCGCTATATTAGCCACGAAGATAGCATAAATGAAATTTATGGCGCATTGCAAAGCAAATTAAAGCCTAAATTTATGAAAATCACGGGCGATTTTAATCCGCGCGGCAATGTCCACACCGTAATCAAAATAAACTCGGATCAAATTTACCGATGA
- a CDS encoding HD domain-containing protein has protein sequence MISSNLVEQIFKSASISRWNDYPKMVSLVELDKQAHKFIIAYFIASFERDVDINYVIEAGIFEFLARIVVTDIRPDVFHQIQKTKKKKINEWVLSVLESDLLPIQNGAFFERFKKYLNSKDHKKEAVILKAASYLSTRWEFNIVYQTSQFLNDIEELKAKVEEELEDYYELIGVRKIVMNKKLARIVDLSGRLRFQKRWAQTPRIPETSVLGHMLVVAILSYFFSLEVDACRSRTAYNFFCALFHDLPESLTRDIISPVKYGVKGLSDIISEYEMRLIDDKILPFVPEHMRDDFSYILGIRKEGGKFIKDEFENRTFELGKEPKFAEGSLKMFNEDKFRAIDGKALKYCDKLAAFFEAGISISYGVKSKELLSGYNSMLEFFKAKPKIEGVDFQSVCEDFKEHFGLNRIDL, from the coding sequence ATGATAAGCTCAAATTTAGTCGAACAAATTTTTAAATCCGCAAGCATTAGCCGCTGGAACGATTACCCAAAGATGGTAAGTCTAGTCGAGCTCGACAAACAGGCGCATAAATTTATCATCGCTTATTTCATCGCTAGCTTTGAGCGCGATGTGGATATCAACTATGTGATAGAAGCAGGGATTTTCGAGTTTTTAGCGCGCATCGTCGTAACCGATATTCGCCCGGACGTTTTTCATCAGATCCAAAAAACCAAGAAAAAAAAGATCAACGAATGGGTTCTAAGTGTCCTGGAAAGCGATCTTTTGCCTATTCAAAATGGCGCTTTTTTCGAGCGATTTAAAAAATATCTAAATTCCAAGGATCATAAGAAAGAAGCCGTGATCTTAAAGGCGGCGAGCTACCTTTCTACGCGCTGGGAATTTAATATCGTCTATCAAACGAGTCAGTTTCTAAACGACATCGAGGAGCTAAAAGCCAAGGTCGAGGAGGAGCTCGAGGATTATTACGAGCTAATCGGCGTGCGAAAGATCGTGATGAATAAAAAACTTGCTCGCATAGTCGATCTTAGCGGCAGACTTCGTTTTCAAAAGCGCTGGGCGCAGACGCCGCGCATCCCTGAGACATCGGTGCTTGGACACATGCTGGTAGTTGCGATTTTAAGCTACTTTTTTTCGCTTGAAGTGGATGCGTGCCGCTCGCGCACGGCGTATAATTTTTTCTGCGCGCTATTTCATGATTTGCCCGAAAGCCTAACTCGCGACATCATTAGCCCCGTAAAATACGGCGTCAAGGGCCTTAGCGACATCATTAGCGAATATGAGATGCGGCTAATAGACGATAAAATTTTACCCTTTGTGCCCGAGCATATGAGAGATGATTTCAGTTATATTTTAGGTATCCGCAAAGAGGGCGGTAAATTTATAAAAGACGAGTTTGAAAATCGCACTTTCGAGCTAGGCAAGGAGCCTAAATTTGCAGAAGGCAGCCTAAAGATGTTTAATGAAGATAAATTTCGCGCAATCGACGGCAAGGCGCTTAAGTATTGCGATAAACTAGCGGCGTTTTTCGAGGCGGGGATTTCGATCAGCTACGGCGTGAAAAGCAAGGAGTTGCTTAGTGGGTATAATTCGATGTTAGAGTTTTTCAAAGCCAAGCCGAAAATCGAAGGCGTTGATTTTCAGAGTGTTTGCGAGGATTTCAAAGAGCATTTCGGGCTTAATAGGATCGATTTGTAA
- the typA gene encoding translational GTPase TypA → MENIRNIAVIAHVDHGKTTIVDELLKQSGTFGNHQEVGERVMDSNDIERERGITILSKNTAIHYGGVKINIIDTPGHADFGGEVERVLKMVDGVLLLVDAQEGVMPQTKFVVKKALSLGLRPIVVVNKIDKPAADPDRVVNEIFDLFVALDANDEQLEFPVIYAAAKNGYAKYDLSDESADMKPLFETIISHVPTPSGSDDNPLQLQVFTLDYDNYVGKIGIARIFNGTINKNQSVMLAKADGTHINGRISKLIGFNGLERTDIDAAGTGDIVAIAGFDALDVGDSIVDPNNPIPLDALHIEEPTLSVIFSVNDGPLAGTEGKFVTSNKIDERLEAEMKTNIAMRYENVGEGKFKVSGRGELQITILAENMRREGFEFCLGRPEVIIKEIDGIKCEPFEHLVIDAPDDCTGTVIEKLGRKKAEMKVMNPTGDGQTRMEFEIPARGLIGFRSQFLTDTRGEGVMNHSFLEFRPFIGAVEKRQNGALVSMENGVALGYSLWNLQDRGVLFIAPQAKVYLGMIIGEHSRPNDLDVNPIKGKNLTNVRASGSDDAIKLVPPRALNLERALEWIEEDELVEVTPVNIRVRKRYLDPTTRRRMAKK, encoded by the coding sequence TTGGAAAATATCAGAAATATTGCGGTTATCGCGCACGTCGATCACGGCAAGACCACTATCGTAGATGAGCTTTTAAAACAGTCCGGCACATTTGGTAATCACCAAGAAGTCGGCGAGCGCGTGATGGATAGCAACGACATCGAGCGCGAGCGCGGTATTACGATCCTATCCAAAAATACCGCCATCCACTACGGCGGCGTTAAAATCAACATCATTGACACTCCGGGCCATGCCGATTTCGGCGGCGAGGTCGAGCGCGTGCTAAAGATGGTAGACGGCGTGCTTTTGCTCGTCGACGCGCAAGAAGGCGTCATGCCGCAGACAAAATTTGTCGTAAAAAAGGCACTATCTTTAGGGCTCAGACCTATCGTAGTCGTAAACAAAATCGACAAGCCCGCAGCCGATCCGGACCGCGTGGTAAATGAAATTTTTGATCTTTTCGTAGCGCTTGACGCAAACGACGAGCAGCTCGAGTTTCCCGTCATCTACGCCGCGGCTAAAAACGGCTATGCAAAATACGATTTAAGTGACGAAAGCGCCGATATGAAGCCGCTTTTTGAGACGATTATCTCTCACGTCCCTACCCCGAGCGGTAGCGACGATAATCCTTTGCAGCTGCAGGTTTTCACGCTCGATTACGATAACTACGTAGGCAAGATTGGCATCGCTAGGATTTTCAACGGCACGATAAACAAAAACCAAAGCGTTATGCTAGCCAAAGCCGACGGCACGCATATAAATGGTAGAATTTCAAAGCTCATCGGTTTTAACGGGCTTGAGCGCACCGACATCGACGCGGCAGGCACCGGCGACATCGTAGCGATCGCTGGCTTTGACGCGCTTGACGTAGGCGATAGTATCGTAGATCCCAATAATCCGATTCCGCTTGATGCGCTACATATCGAAGAGCCCACCCTTAGCGTAATTTTTAGCGTAAATGACGGACCGCTGGCGGGCACGGAGGGCAAATTCGTAACCTCAAATAAGATCGACGAGCGCTTGGAAGCGGAGATGAAAACCAACATCGCGATGCGCTATGAAAACGTGGGCGAGGGTAAATTTAAAGTAAGCGGTCGCGGCGAGCTGCAGATCACGATTTTGGCCGAGAATATGCGCCGCGAGGGCTTTGAGTTCTGCCTCGGGCGCCCAGAAGTTATCATCAAAGAGATCGACGGCATCAAATGTGAGCCCTTCGAGCACTTAGTTATCGACGCGCCCGATGATTGCACCGGCACCGTCATCGAAAAGCTCGGCCGCAAAAAGGCCGAGATGAAGGTGATGAACCCTACCGGCGACGGGCAGACGCGTATGGAGTTTGAGATCCCGGCGCGCGGTCTTATCGGCTTTCGCTCGCAGTTTTTGACCGATACTCGCGGCGAAGGGGTGATGAATCATAGCTTTTTGGAATTTCGCCCCTTCATCGGCGCGGTCGAGAAGCGACAAAACGGCGCGCTCGTGAGCATGGAAAACGGAGTAGCGCTAGGATACAGCCTGTGGAATCTGCAAGATCGCGGCGTGCTTTTTATTGCTCCGCAGGCGAAGGTTTATCTGGGCATGATCATCGGCGAGCACAGCCGCCCGAACGATCTGGACGTCAATCCGATCAAGGGTAAAAATTTAACCAACGTCCGCGCCAGCGGCAGCGACGATGCGATCAAGCTCGTGCCGCCGCGAGCATTAAATTTAGAGCGCGCGCTGGAGTGGATCGAGGAGGATGAGCTTGTGGAGGTTACGCCCGTAAATATCCGCGTGCGTAAGCGATACCTGGATCCTACGACGCGCAGACGAATGGCTAAAAAATAG
- a CDS encoding HAD-IB family hydrolase, translating into MNLVLFDFDGTITRDDSLLEFVAYVVGFKKFFRGILVLSPILAAYKLGLASNNFTRRKLLGYFFAGMSADKFDKICKKYSTTHIEDILKQSAMDKIASYKAAGDKIVIVTASLEDWLRPWCDAQGLELLGTKIRRKGGIITGEIEGQNCYGAQKVARVRAAYDVQAFDRIIAYGDSRGDREMLEFADEAHYKAFE; encoded by the coding sequence ATGAATCTTGTTTTATTCGACTTTGACGGCACGATCACGCGCGATGATTCGCTGCTCGAGTTCGTCGCCTACGTAGTCGGATTTAAGAAATTTTTTCGCGGGATTTTGGTGCTATCGCCCATTTTAGCGGCGTATAAGCTAGGTCTTGCGAGCAATAATTTTACGCGCAGAAAGCTCTTGGGCTACTTTTTTGCGGGCATGAGCGCCGATAAATTCGATAAAATTTGCAAAAAATACTCTACCACTCACATCGAAGATATCCTAAAACAAAGCGCGATGGACAAGATCGCAAGCTACAAAGCCGCGGGCGATAAAATCGTCATTGTCACCGCCTCGCTAGAAGACTGGCTGCGTCCGTGGTGCGATGCGCAGGGCTTGGAGCTTTTGGGCACCAAAATACGGCGCAAAGGCGGCATCATCACGGGCGAGATCGAGGGGCAGAACTGCTACGGCGCGCAAAAGGTCGCTCGCGTGCGCGCGGCATACGACGTGCAGGCTTTCGATCGCATCATCGCTTACGGCGACAGCAGGGGCGATCGCGAGATGTTAGAATTCGCCGACGAGGCGCACTACAAGGCGTTTGAGTAA
- a CDS encoding transporter substrate-binding domain-containing protein has product MRLLFILALFCASIFANTLDEIRQAGVIRVGVREGRPPLSESNNGKFEGFEIELASSIAKDIFGDKKGEVQFVAVTAGERIPFLKNNKVDMVIGTFMITQERKKQVDFSLPYLSVNFGIVTRKEDQVKDFAQVRDMRISIEKNPNGSMTERYLRKEKFSNLVYCKNTSECYAMMKDGRADGYANDNIIVLAYAVVDDTLEVPFKNLGAAEFLGVGVQKGNQSLLDFINADLIKLSKEGFFKKAYEDTFEPFYRGTADKKYFLLDGIYNML; this is encoded by the coding sequence ATGAGATTACTTTTTATTTTAGCCTTATTTTGCGCTAGCATTTTTGCAAATACACTAGATGAAATCAGGCAGGCAGGGGTTATCAGAGTAGGCGTGCGCGAAGGTCGTCCGCCGCTAAGCGAGTCTAATAACGGCAAGTTTGAGGGCTTTGAAATCGAGCTTGCTAGCTCAATCGCCAAAGATATTTTCGGCGATAAAAAGGGCGAAGTGCAGTTCGTAGCCGTAACCGCAGGCGAGAGAATCCCGTTTTTGAAAAATAATAAGGTCGATATGGTTATCGGCACCTTTATGATTACGCAAGAGCGTAAGAAGCAGGTGGATTTCTCACTGCCGTATTTATCGGTAAATTTTGGCATTGTAACGCGTAAAGAGGATCAAGTGAAGGACTTCGCACAGGTTCGTGATATGAGAATTTCAATCGAAAAAAATCCCAACGGCTCAATGACCGAGCGCTATCTACGCAAAGAGAAATTTAGCAATTTAGTTTACTGCAAAAATACCTCCGAGTGCTACGCGATGATGAAGGACGGCAGAGCCGACGGCTACGCCAATGACAACATCATCGTCCTAGCCTATGCCGTCGTGGACGATACGCTTGAAGTGCCGTTTAAAAACCTAGGCGCGGCGGAATTCTTAGGCGTCGGCGTGCAAAAAGGCAATCAAAGCCTGCTTGATTTCATCAATGCCGATCTAATCAAGCTAAGCAAAGAAGGCTTTTTCAAAAAGGCTTATGAGGACACTTTCGAGCCATTTTACCGTGGCACTGCGGATAAAAAATACTTCCTGCTAGACGGAATTTATAATATGCTTTAG
- a CDS encoding transporter substrate-binding domain-containing protein, protein MKLLFTLILLCAGLFANTLQEIRNSGVIRVGVRDGRPPFSEISGGKFEGFEIELANAIAKAIFGAKQGEVQFVSLNAADRVSYLVNNKVDIVAATFVIDSARKNHVDFSMPYFSTNLGVLTRKADAIKDISRLRDMRLITEEGTTVDNYLKKEKFSNVSYCKSTSECYAMIRDGKADGYINLNITVLAYAVVDDTLEVPFQNFGKPDFIGIGVQKGNKELLDFINAELVKLSKEGFFKKAYQDTFEPFYRGTADKKYFLLDGIYDLL, encoded by the coding sequence ATGAAACTACTTTTTACTTTGATCTTGCTTTGTGCGGGGCTTTTTGCAAACACGCTGCAAGAGATCAGAAATAGCGGCGTCATTAGAGTAGGCGTCAGGGACGGCAGACCGCCTTTTAGCGAGATTAGCGGTGGTAAATTTGAAGGTTTTGAGATCGAGCTTGCCAATGCGATCGCAAAGGCGATTTTCGGCGCTAAACAAGGTGAAGTGCAGTTTGTCTCTCTAAACGCCGCCGATCGCGTCTCGTATCTAGTCAATAATAAAGTCGATATAGTCGCAGCTACCTTCGTCATCGATTCGGCGCGTAAAAATCACGTGGACTTCTCGATGCCGTATTTTTCGACCAATCTCGGCGTGTTAACTCGTAAAGCGGACGCCATCAAAGATATATCGCGTTTGCGTGATATGAGGCTCATCACTGAAGAGGGCACGACCGTAGATAATTACCTCAAAAAAGAGAAATTTAGCAACGTAAGCTACTGCAAAAGCACAAGCGAATGCTACGCGATGATCCGAGACGGTAAGGCTGATGGATACATCAATTTAAATATCACGGTGCTAGCCTACGCCGTCGTGGACGATACGCTCGAAGTGCCGTTTCAAAACTTCGGTAAGCCCGATTTTATCGGTATCGGAGTGCAAAAAGGAAATAAGGAGCTGCTTGATTTCATCAACGCAGAGCTTGTCAAACTAAGCAAAGAGGGCTTTTTCAAAAAGGCTTATCAAGACACCTTCGAGCCTTTTTACCGCGGCACGGCGGATAAAAAATACTTCCTGCTAGATGGAATTTATGATTTGCTATAA
- a CDS encoding DUF805 domain-containing protein, protein MTFIESVRTCLKENYCNFEGRAPRSEYWWFALFAALLGIVTLVLDGFLGTYAVMSSGRMIGFINSIFLLAILLPSIAVAVRRLHDTDRSGWFYLLIFIPIIGPVVLIVFFIQQGTNGGNRFGDDPLRPASRGSIF, encoded by the coding sequence ATGACTTTTATAGAGTCTGTTCGCACTTGTCTCAAAGAGAATTATTGCAATTTTGAGGGGCGTGCACCACGTTCAGAGTACTGGTGGTTTGCATTATTTGCGGCACTTTTAGGAATCGTAACGTTAGTATTGGATGGCTTTTTAGGCACCTATGCCGTTATGAGTTCCGGTAGAATGATCGGTTTTATTAACTCAATCTTTTTATTGGCAATACTTTTACCTTCTATCGCCGTAGCAGTAAGGCGTCTGCATGATACCGATAGAAGCGGCTGGTTTTATCTGTTAATTTTTATCCCGATAATAGGTCCGGTAGTATTGATCGTATTTTTTATCCAGCAAGGCACTAACGGAGGCAATCGCTTTGGAGACGATCCGTTGCGACCCGCAAGCAGAGGCTCAATTTTTTAA
- a CDS encoding Crp/Fnr family transcriptional regulator, translating to MIDRLNNDYSEKFDFLSREQIAKFRRESYAHGDVIYAQKFKFIILLQGRAKLNCYENGKEFIFSFVRSGAYVCLDKNTSLEILSDCETLQINISELFELLGNEFASSIINALIKNIYSQRILIKEIVFAKIQTRILNFLNRIANADKIVELPFNIMTLASLLGAPRQNVSQAITKLVNDKKIVKLKGNRIKIL from the coding sequence ATGATAGATAGATTAAATAACGATTACAGCGAGAAATTCGACTTTTTAAGCAGGGAGCAGATTGCCAAATTTAGGCGCGAAAGCTACGCTCACGGCGACGTGATCTACGCGCAAAAGTTTAAATTTATCATTTTGCTGCAGGGTAGGGCGAAGCTAAACTGCTACGAAAACGGCAAGGAATTTATCTTTAGCTTCGTAAGAAGCGGCGCCTACGTCTGCTTGGATAAAAACACGAGCCTTGAAATTTTAAGCGACTGCGAGACGCTGCAGATCAACATCTCGGAGCTTTTTGAGCTGCTTGGAAACGAGTTTGCAAGCTCGATCATAAACGCGCTTATCAAAAATATCTACTCGCAGCGGATTTTGATCAAAGAGATCGTCTTTGCGAAAATCCAGACGCGAATTTTAAATTTTCTAAATCGCATCGCAAACGCAGATAAGATCGTGGAGCTTCCCTTTAATATAATGACGCTTGCAAGCCTGCTTGGCGCGCCTCGCCAAAACGTCTCTCAGGCAATTACGAAGCTCGTAAACGACAAAAAGATCGTGAAATTAAAGGGCAATAGGATTAAAATTTTGTAG
- a CDS encoding molybdopterin-dependent oxidoreductase — protein MKRRDFLKVGILGASAASASRIEGVTQTIFDNKKVFGANRFGPFWLNLNSSQIVSVSDFEGDKFPNTMNYSLPDNIQNENRVLYPMVRKSYLKAKGAAKSELRGKEEFVRVSWDVALDLAAKALKENFDKYGAEAIYGECYWWGGSGKIGWGRTVAHRMLKILGGYVEESGDYSTGAGLVIMPHVLGSSAVYDAPTTWKAIVKNAKNVVFWATDPAVTNQISSIPPTHDGYIGMQELKKSGIKTYSVNVMRNDTARYFGSEDIIVRPNTDTALIIGMCHYLFTNNLYDEEFIKKYTVGFNKFKAYFLGESDKIVKDAAWASKICGLSEEAIAKFATALAKEPSTILIGRGLQRADHGEQPFWALVALNAMLGHIGKEGLGFEFSLGYDSAGATNKVAPILKGLSTRIDEKYENTGSAPWKSAKNITIPSSRSIEALEHPGKQIDYDGTKIKLPHMRVAYMACGSMFTRHQDVNNIVRQWRKLDTVITAEPYWTSTAKLSDIVLPVAVEVERNDINQTGATGEYIVAYRPAIEPMGESKSDFWICEQICKRWGYGEVFSEGKDELGWMKEFYADAVEQAKDLNITMPSFEEFYDKGFVRFEKDDESSALYTRLAAFRENPAKNRLGTPSGKIELYSPVIAKMGYADCPPMPTWIEPKEWLGDAKKTAKYPIHIVSPHSRYRLHSQLNNSIIRNFAEVSGREPVLINPKDAEARGLANGDIVRVFNDRGEILAGVLVTDIVPERVAAICEGAWYDPEVWGEKSLCQHGCVNVLTFDKGTSSLAQSNSAHTVLAQIEKFKGEIKPITAFSKPKILQSL, from the coding sequence ATGAAAAGGCGAGACTTTTTAAAGGTGGGGATTTTAGGCGCAAGCGCGGCAAGCGCTAGCAGGATCGAGGGAGTTACGCAGACGATTTTTGATAACAAAAAGGTATTCGGCGCAAATAGATTCGGCCCCTTTTGGCTAAATTTAAACTCGTCGCAGATCGTTTCGGTAAGCGATTTTGAGGGCGATAAATTTCCAAACACGATGAATTACAGCTTGCCCGATAATATCCAAAACGAAAATCGCGTGCTCTATCCGATGGTGCGCAAAAGCTATCTAAAGGCTAAAGGCGCGGCAAAGAGCGAACTACGCGGCAAAGAGGAGTTCGTGCGCGTTAGCTGGGACGTCGCGCTTGATCTAGCGGCGAAGGCTTTGAAAGAAAATTTCGACAAATACGGCGCCGAGGCGATCTACGGCGAGTGCTACTGGTGGGGCGGTAGCGGTAAGATCGGCTGGGGACGCACCGTAGCGCACCGAATGCTTAAAATTTTAGGCGGCTACGTAGAGGAAAGCGGCGATTATTCGACCGGCGCGGGGCTCGTCATCATGCCTCACGTGTTGGGCTCAAGCGCCGTTTACGACGCGCCTACTACGTGGAAAGCGATCGTCAAAAACGCTAAAAACGTCGTATTTTGGGCGACCGATCCTGCGGTAACCAATCAAATTTCATCCATTCCGCCTACGCACGACGGCTACATCGGCATGCAAGAGCTTAAAAAATCGGGCATCAAAACTTATAGCGTAAACGTGATGAGAAACGACACCGCGCGCTACTTTGGCAGCGAAGATATCATCGTGCGCCCAAACACCGACACTGCGCTCATCATCGGTATGTGCCATTATCTGTTTACGAATAACCTCTACGACGAGGAATTTATCAAAAAATACACCGTCGGATTTAATAAATTTAAAGCGTATTTTCTAGGCGAGAGCGATAAAATCGTAAAGGACGCAGCTTGGGCGAGCAAAATTTGCGGGCTTAGCGAGGAGGCTATTGCGAAATTTGCTACGGCGCTTGCAAAGGAGCCGAGCACGATTTTAATCGGTCGCGGTTTGCAGCGCGCCGATCACGGCGAGCAGCCTTTCTGGGCGCTCGTGGCGCTTAATGCGATGCTAGGGCATATCGGCAAGGAGGGGCTCGGCTTTGAATTTAGCCTAGGCTACGACTCTGCGGGCGCTACGAATAAGGTAGCTCCGATTTTAAAGGGGCTTAGCACTCGTATAGATGAAAAATACGAAAACACGGGCTCTGCGCCTTGGAAAAGTGCGAAAAACATTACCATCCCGTCCTCTCGCAGCATCGAGGCGCTGGAGCATCCGGGCAAGCAGATCGATTACGACGGCACTAAAATCAAGCTGCCGCATATGAGAGTCGCATATATGGCGTGCGGATCGATGTTTACGCGCCACCAAGATGTGAATAATATTGTGAGGCAGTGGCGTAAGCTCGACACCGTTATCACCGCTGAGCCTTACTGGACGAGCACGGCGAAGCTTAGTGATATCGTGCTTCCCGTCGCCGTCGAGGTCGAGAGAAACGACATCAACCAAACCGGCGCTACGGGCGAATATATAGTCGCTTACAGGCCCGCAATCGAGCCGATGGGCGAGAGCAAGAGCGACTTTTGGATCTGCGAGCAGATCTGCAAGCGCTGGGGATACGGCGAGGTCTTTAGCGAGGGCAAGGATGAGCTAGGATGGATGAAGGAATTCTACGCCGATGCCGTAGAGCAAGCTAAAGATCTAAATATAACGATGCCTAGCTTTGAGGAATTTTACGACAAGGGCTTCGTGCGCTTTGAAAAGGACGACGAGAGCAGCGCGCTATACACGCGCCTCGCGGCATTCCGCGAAAATCCCGCCAAAAATCGTCTCGGTACGCCATCCGGCAAGATCGAGCTTTACTCGCCCGTAATCGCTAAGATGGGCTATGCCGACTGCCCGCCGATGCCTACTTGGATTGAACCTAAAGAGTGGCTAGGGGATGCGAAAAAGACGGCGAAATACCCGATTCATATCGTAAGCCCGCACTCTCGCTACCGCCTGCACAGCCAGCTAAACAACTCGATCATCAGAAATTTCGCCGAGGTTAGCGGCAGAGAGCCGGTGCTTATCAATCCAAAAGACGCCGAAGCTCGCGGGCTTGCGAACGGCGACATCGTGCGCGTTTTCAACGATCGCGGAGAAATTTTAGCGGGCGTGCTCGTTACCGACATCGTGCCCGAGCGCGTCGCAGCTATCTGCGAAGGTGCGTGGTACGATCCCGAGGTTTGGGGCGAAAAGAGCCTCTGCCAGCACGGCTGTGTAAATGTGCTTACGTTTGATAAAGGCACGTCAAGTCTCGCGCAAAGCAACTCGGCTCACACCGTGCTTGCCCAAATCGAGAAATTTAAGGGAGAGATTAAACCTATAACAGCGTTTTCAAAACCTAAAATCTTACAATCTTTGTAG
- the tpx gene encoding thiol peroxidase, which translates to MSKVTFQGKPVELSGQEINLGDRAPQVRLVAQDLSEIEIASGKHVQIIVAVPSLDTPVCATEARKFNERATSLPNTEVIVVSMDLPFAMGRFCTTEGIKNLRVASDFRDKEFCRRYGTLIASGALAGLSARAIFVIDTAGVVVYKELVSDIASEPDYDAALDFAELVARNSCSN; encoded by the coding sequence ATGTCAAAAGTAACATTTCAAGGAAAGCCCGTAGAGTTAAGCGGGCAAGAGATAAATCTAGGCGATCGCGCGCCACAAGTGCGCTTAGTAGCTCAAGATCTAAGCGAAATCGAGATCGCTAGCGGCAAGCACGTACAAATCATAGTCGCTGTGCCGTCGCTAGATACGCCCGTCTGCGCGACGGAGGCACGTAAGTTCAACGAGCGCGCCACATCGCTTCCTAACACAGAAGTAATCGTCGTTTCAATGGATTTACCGTTTGCGATGGGGAGGTTTTGCACGACTGAGGGGATCAAAAATCTACGCGTTGCAAGCGATTTCCGCGATAAGGAATTTTGCCGCCGCTACGGCACCCTCATCGCCAGCGGCGCATTAGCGGGTCTTAGCGCCAGAGCGATCTTCGTCATAGATACCGCAGGCGTCGTGGTTTATAAAGAGCTCGTAAGCGACATAGCCTCTGAACCCGACTACGACGCAGCGCTAGATTTTGCAGAGCTCGTCGCTCGCAACAGCTGCTCTAACTGA